The following are encoded in a window of Brevibacillus sp. DP1.3A genomic DNA:
- a CDS encoding class I SAM-dependent methyltransferase: MADHYYTNRPGAAHDEQQFTFMLRGNELRFITDAGVFSRERIDFGSVLLIENMEIDSHARVLDVGCGYGPMGLTAARLAEHGRVTMIDVNERAVNLARRNAEANGIKNVEVRVSDVYSGVQSEQFDVILTNPPIRAGKEIVHRIFVEGYDLLVDGGEMWVVIQKKQGAPSALKKLQEMYREVIEVDREKGYHIFRAIK; the protein is encoded by the coding sequence GTGGCAGACCACTACTACACCAATCGACCGGGTGCTGCACATGACGAACAGCAATTTACGTTTATGCTCCGTGGCAATGAGCTTCGTTTCATTACGGATGCAGGCGTTTTTTCCCGAGAGCGGATTGACTTTGGAAGTGTATTGCTCATCGAGAACATGGAAATCGACAGTCATGCGCGTGTGCTCGATGTGGGCTGTGGGTATGGTCCGATGGGCTTGACGGCTGCCAGACTTGCTGAACATGGTCGGGTAACGATGATCGATGTGAACGAGCGTGCGGTGAACCTGGCTCGTCGTAATGCAGAAGCAAATGGAATAAAAAATGTCGAGGTTCGAGTGAGTGATGTTTATAGCGGCGTGCAAAGTGAGCAGTTTGACGTCATTCTGACCAATCCGCCGATTCGCGCGGGCAAGGAAATCGTTCATCGCATTTTCGTGGAAGGTTACGATCTGTTGGTTGATGGTGGAGAAATGTGGGTTGTCATTCAAAAGAAACAAGGCGCCCCATCTGCATTGAAGAAACTACAGGAAATGTACCGTGAAGTGATAGAAGTAGATCGGGAAAAGGGCTACCACATATTCCGTGCAATCAAATAA
- the rpoB gene encoding DNA-directed RNA polymerase subunit beta, giving the protein MAGKVIQSGRHRQRRTYSRINEVLGLPNLIEIQQKSYQWFLDEGLREMFQDISPIQDFTGNLVLEFIDYSLGEPKYDVDESKERDVTYAAPLRVKVRLLNKETGEVKEQEVFMGDFPLMTETGTFIINGAERVIVSQLVRSPSVYYNTKVDKNGKQTFTATVIPNRGAWLELETDAKDVIYVRIDRTRKIPVTVLLRALGFGSDIEILNLLGEDEYIKNTLEKDNTDSTEKALIEIYERLRPGEPPTVENAKSLLISRFFDPKRYDLASVGRYKMNKKLHLKNRLYNQRLAETLIDTTTGEIFAEAGQMIDRRVLERIVPALEGSIGFIDVRTHGGVLEDEAIHLQSINIFSPIEDGKIIKVIGNGNVDKSFKHITPADIVSAINYFMNLLHSVGSTDDIDHLGNRRLRSVGELLQNQFRIGLSRMERVVRERMSIQDQNQITPQALINIRPVIASLKEFFGSSQLSQFMDQTNPLAELTHKRRLSALGPGGLTRERAGFEVRDVHHSHYGRMCPIETPEGPNIGLINSLSSFARINDYGFIETPRRKVDPETGFVLTDISYLTADEEDVFNVAQANQPLDQDGRFVNDMVICRRKGEILSVPRDKVDFMDVSPKQVVSVATALIPFLENDDANRALMGSNMQRQAVPLLIPQAPFVGTGMEHKAAQDSGVAIVAKNPGQVERVTAREIWIRRYQEIDGRKVAGDLDKYKMHKFIRSNQGTCINQRPIVSTGDWIEKGDIVGDGPSTEKGELALGRNVIVAFMTWEGYNYEDAILLSEKLVKDDVYTSIHIEEYESEARDTKLGPEEITRDIPNVGEDALKNLDERGIIRVGAEIQDGDILVGKVTPKGVTELTAEERLLHAIFGEKAREVRDTSLRVPHGGSGIIVDVKVFTRENGDELPPGVNQLVRVYIAQKRKISVGDKMAGRHGNKGVIARIMAEEDMPFLPDGSPVEIVLNPLGVPSRMNIGQVLETHLGMAAKLLGIHVATPVFDGARQAEVFETLEEAGLDRDGKTILFDGRTGEPFDRRVTVGCVYMLKLAHLVDDKIHARSTGPYSLVTQQPLGGKAQFGGQRFGEMEVWALEAYGAAYTLQEILTVKSDDVVGRVKTYEAIVKGENVPEPGVPESFKVLIKELQSLGMDVKILSGDEKEIEMREMEDEDEGNGEKLNLVLEGGSLNEE; this is encoded by the coding sequence TTGGCAGGTAAAGTGATTCAAAGTGGCCGACACCGCCAGCGTCGTACGTATTCACGTATTAACGAAGTGCTGGGCCTTCCAAATCTCATCGAGATTCAACAAAAGTCCTACCAGTGGTTCCTTGATGAGGGGCTCCGTGAGATGTTCCAAGACATTTCGCCAATCCAGGACTTCACAGGTAATCTCGTGCTGGAGTTTATCGACTACAGCTTGGGAGAGCCGAAGTACGATGTTGACGAGTCGAAAGAACGTGACGTCACCTATGCGGCGCCTCTGCGTGTGAAGGTACGTTTGTTGAACAAAGAGACGGGAGAAGTGAAGGAACAAGAAGTCTTCATGGGGGATTTCCCGCTCATGACCGAAACGGGAACCTTCATTATTAATGGTGCTGAGCGCGTTATTGTCAGCCAGCTTGTTCGTTCCCCCAGTGTATATTACAACACCAAAGTGGACAAAAACGGCAAGCAGACGTTTACAGCTACAGTAATCCCGAACCGGGGTGCTTGGCTGGAGCTGGAGACCGATGCGAAAGACGTAATTTATGTCCGCATCGACCGTACGCGAAAAATCCCGGTAACGGTTCTTTTGCGTGCGTTGGGCTTTGGTTCTGACATTGAGATTCTCAACTTGCTGGGTGAAGATGAATACATCAAGAACACGCTGGAAAAAGACAATACCGATTCTACGGAAAAAGCGCTCATCGAAATCTACGAGCGTCTTCGTCCGGGCGAGCCGCCAACAGTTGAAAATGCGAAGAGCCTCTTGATCTCTCGTTTCTTCGACCCTAAGCGCTATGACCTGGCTTCTGTTGGTCGTTACAAAATGAACAAGAAGCTTCATCTGAAAAACCGTCTGTACAACCAACGTTTGGCTGAAACATTGATCGATACCACTACAGGTGAAATTTTCGCCGAAGCCGGTCAAATGATTGACCGTCGTGTATTGGAGCGCATTGTGCCAGCTCTGGAAGGCAGCATCGGATTTATTGACGTTCGCACGCATGGCGGCGTTCTGGAAGATGAAGCAATCCATCTACAATCTATCAATATTTTCTCTCCGATTGAAGATGGCAAGATCATCAAAGTAATCGGAAACGGAAATGTAGATAAGTCCTTCAAGCATATTACGCCGGCGGACATCGTCTCGGCGATCAACTATTTCATGAACCTCCTGCACAGTGTAGGTTCCACAGACGATATCGACCACTTGGGTAACCGTCGTCTGCGTTCCGTGGGTGAGCTCTTGCAGAACCAATTCCGTATCGGTTTGTCCCGTATGGAGCGTGTGGTTCGTGAGCGTATGTCCATCCAAGATCAAAATCAAATTACACCGCAGGCTCTCATTAACATCCGTCCAGTGATTGCATCACTAAAGGAGTTCTTTGGTAGCTCGCAGTTGTCTCAGTTTATGGACCAAACAAACCCATTGGCTGAGCTGACGCACAAACGCCGTCTGTCCGCACTCGGACCTGGTGGTTTGACGCGTGAGCGCGCGGGCTTCGAAGTGCGCGACGTTCACCATTCCCACTACGGTCGTATGTGTCCAATTGAGACGCCAGAGGGACCAAACATTGGTTTGATCAACTCTTTGTCGTCCTTTGCACGCATTAACGATTACGGATTCATTGAAACACCTCGTCGTAAAGTAGATCCAGAAACAGGCTTCGTGTTGACTGATATCAGCTACTTGACTGCTGATGAGGAAGACGTGTTCAACGTGGCACAGGCGAATCAGCCACTGGATCAAGATGGCCGTTTCGTAAACGACATGGTTATCTGCCGTCGTAAAGGTGAGATCTTGAGCGTACCGCGCGACAAGGTTGACTTCATGGACGTATCGCCGAAGCAGGTTGTATCTGTTGCGACAGCGCTGATTCCGTTCCTCGAGAACGATGACGCCAACCGCGCACTGATGGGTTCAAACATGCAGCGGCAGGCCGTTCCGCTTTTGATTCCACAAGCACCGTTTGTCGGTACTGGTATGGAACATAAAGCAGCGCAAGACTCCGGCGTGGCGATCGTAGCCAAAAATCCGGGTCAAGTAGAGCGCGTAACGGCTCGCGAAATCTGGATTCGTCGTTACCAAGAAATCGACGGTAGAAAAGTTGCCGGCGATCTCGATAAGTACAAAATGCACAAGTTTATTCGTTCCAACCAAGGTACCTGCATCAACCAGCGTCCAATCGTAAGCACTGGAGACTGGATTGAAAAAGGCGATATCGTTGGGGACGGCCCATCCACTGAAAAAGGTGAATTGGCTCTCGGTCGTAACGTAATCGTAGCGTTTATGACGTGGGAAGGATACAACTACGAAGACGCGATTCTTCTGAGTGAAAAACTTGTTAAAGATGACGTGTATACGTCTATCCATATTGAAGAATATGAGTCCGAAGCTCGCGACACCAAGCTGGGTCCAGAGGAAATCACTCGCGATATTCCAAACGTCGGGGAAGATGCTCTGAAAAACCTGGACGAACGCGGTATCATCCGTGTTGGTGCGGAGATTCAGGACGGCGACATTCTCGTTGGTAAGGTTACTCCAAAAGGGGTTACTGAGCTGACAGCAGAAGAACGCCTCCTGCATGCCATCTTCGGTGAAAAAGCTCGTGAAGTTCGTGATACATCCCTGCGCGTACCGCATGGCGGTTCCGGTATCATCGTAGACGTAAAAGTATTTACGCGTGAGAATGGCGACGAATTGCCACCAGGCGTAAACCAACTCGTTCGCGTTTACATCGCCCAAAAACGGAAAATCTCCGTGGGTGACAAAATGGCCGGTCGACATGGTAACAAAGGGGTTATTGCCCGCATCATGGCGGAAGAAGACATGCCGTTCCTGCCAGATGGCTCTCCAGTAGAGATCGTACTCAACCCGTTGGGCGTACCTTCGCGTATGAACATCGGTCAGGTATTGGAGACTCACTTGGGTATGGCAGCGAAGCTTCTGGGTATCCACGTAGCAACGCCAGTATTTGACGGTGCACGTCAGGCAGAAGTATTCGAAACGTTGGAAGAAGCAGGCCTGGATCGTGACGGAAAAACGATCTTGTTTGATGGTCGTACAGGTGAACCGTTTGATCGCCGTGTAACAGTTGGTTGTGTATACATGCTGAAACTGGCTCACTTGGTCGATGACAAAATCCATGCTCGTTCCACTGGTCCTTACTCTCTTGTTACGCAACAGCCATTGGGTGGTAAAGCTCAATTTGGTGGACAGCGTTTCGGGGAGATGGAGGTTTGGGCACTGGAAGCATACGGTGCTGCCTACACCTTGCAAGAAATTCTCACTGTCAAGTCGGATGACGTCGTGGGCCGCGTGAAAACGTACGAAGCGATCGTTAAGGGTGAAAACGTTCCAGAACCAGGTGTTCCTGAGTCCTTCAAAGTATTGATTAAGGAACTCCAGAGCTTGGGTATGGACGTGAAGATTCTGTCCGGTGATGAGAAGGAGATTGAAATGCGTGAAATGGAAGACGAGGATGAAGGCAACGGTGAAAAACTGAACCTCGTACTCGAAGGCGGAAGCTTGAACGAAGAGTAA
- the rpoC gene encoding DNA-directed RNA polymerase subunit beta' has protein sequence MIDVNNFEYMKIGLASPDKIRSWSFGEVKKPETINYRTLKPEKDGLFCERIFGPTKDWECHCGKYKRVRYKGVVCDRCGVEVTRAKVRRERMGHIELAAPVSHIWYFKGIPSRMGLVLDMSPRSLEEVIYFASYVVTDPGDTPLDKKQLLSEKEYRNYREKYGHSFQAMMGAEAIKRLLAEIDLDKDVETLKEDLKTAQGQRRNRAIKRLEVLEAFRNSGNHPDWMVLDVLPVIPPELRPMVQLDGGRFATSDLNDLYRRVINRNNRLKRLLELGAPDIIVQNEKRMLQEAVDALIDNGRRGRPVTGPGNRPLKSLSHMLKGKQGRFRQNLLGKRVDYSGRSVIVVGPNLKMYQCGLPKEMALELFKPFVMKELVSKGLAHNIKSAKRKVERVQPEVWDVLEDVIREHPVLLNRAPTLHRLGIQAFEPVLVEGRAIRLHPLVCTAYNADFDGDQMAVHVPLSAEAQAEARILMLAAQNILNPKDGKPVVTPSQDMVLGSYYLTLEREGDKGEGTIYRDPHDAIAAYQQGFISLHTRIALPAKRLNKISFTERQENALIVTTVGKVIFNEIFPADMPFINAPTRANLQTMVPDECFVFDKGTNVSEFIKNLPDPGAVKKGFLGTIISECFRRFGTMKTSMILDKIKELGFTYSTKAGITIAVADIAVPGKKKDILDAADEKVATVMTQFRRGLITEDERYDRVISIWSKAKDEVTEVLMKAMDKFNAIYMMANSGARGNVSQITQLAGMRGLMANPSGRIIELPIKSNFREGLTVLEYFISTHGARKGLADTALRTADSGYLTRRLVDVAQDVIVRETDCGTDKGIRVTAIKDGKEEIEKLSDRLTGRTCFETLRHPETKEIIVHRNEEISEEVAEYIEKEGITSVYIRNVLACRTSHGVCKLCYGRNLATGAEVEVGEAVGIIAAQSIGEPGTQLTMRTFHTGGVAGDDITQGLPRIQELFEARNPKGQAVISEIDGEVVDIREGKDRREIEVRGEAENKVYAAPYGSRIKVSVGVKLNAGDELTEGSVDPKEMLKVRGMRGVSNYILQEVQKVYRMQGVEINDKHVEVMIRQMLRKLRVIDSGDTDLLPGSYVEVPEFEVANTQALMEGRSPAVGRPVLLGITKASLETDSFLSAASFQETTRVLTDAAIKGKVDRLLGLKENVIIGKLVPAGTGMSRYRNVKVASQVDYEAELEAAKAEQEAVSVE, from the coding sequence GTGATTGACGTGAACAACTTCGAATATATGAAGATCGGCTTGGCTTCCCCCGATAAGATCCGTTCGTGGTCTTTCGGGGAAGTGAAGAAGCCAGAGACGATCAACTACCGCACATTGAAACCGGAAAAAGACGGCTTGTTCTGCGAACGCATCTTTGGACCAACCAAGGACTGGGAGTGTCATTGCGGTAAGTACAAGCGCGTTCGTTATAAAGGTGTAGTGTGCGACCGTTGTGGCGTGGAAGTGACCCGCGCCAAAGTACGGCGTGAGCGTATGGGGCACATTGAACTGGCTGCCCCAGTTTCTCACATCTGGTACTTCAAAGGGATTCCAAGCCGTATGGGCTTGGTGCTCGACATGTCCCCTCGTTCCCTGGAGGAAGTAATCTACTTTGCTTCTTACGTAGTAACTGATCCAGGTGACACTCCTCTCGATAAAAAGCAATTGCTCTCCGAAAAAGAGTATCGCAACTATCGTGAGAAATACGGCCACTCCTTCCAAGCGATGATGGGAGCAGAAGCGATCAAACGCCTGCTTGCAGAAATCGATCTGGATAAAGACGTGGAAACGTTAAAAGAAGATTTGAAAACGGCACAAGGCCAGCGTCGCAACCGTGCGATCAAGCGTCTGGAAGTACTCGAGGCATTCCGCAACTCCGGTAACCATCCGGATTGGATGGTTCTCGACGTACTGCCGGTTATCCCGCCAGAGCTTCGTCCAATGGTTCAGTTGGATGGTGGACGTTTTGCCACTTCCGACCTGAATGACCTGTACCGCCGTGTAATTAACCGGAATAACCGTTTGAAGCGCCTGCTCGAACTGGGTGCTCCTGACATTATCGTACAAAACGAGAAACGCATGCTGCAGGAAGCAGTAGACGCGCTCATCGACAACGGTCGTCGTGGACGTCCGGTAACAGGACCAGGTAACCGTCCTTTGAAATCTCTCAGCCACATGCTGAAAGGTAAACAAGGTCGTTTCCGTCAAAACCTGCTCGGTAAGCGTGTTGACTACTCCGGCCGTTCCGTTATCGTTGTAGGACCTAACCTGAAGATGTATCAGTGCGGTTTGCCTAAAGAAATGGCACTGGAACTCTTCAAACCGTTTGTGATGAAAGAGCTGGTTTCCAAAGGCCTCGCTCACAACATCAAGAGCGCAAAGCGCAAGGTTGAGCGCGTTCAGCCAGAGGTATGGGACGTTCTCGAGGACGTTATTCGTGAGCACCCGGTACTGTTGAACCGTGCCCCCACCTTGCACCGTCTGGGTATCCAGGCATTCGAACCAGTTCTGGTTGAAGGCCGTGCGATCCGTCTGCATCCACTCGTTTGTACAGCGTACAACGCGGACTTTGACGGTGACCAAATGGCGGTTCACGTTCCGTTGTCTGCAGAAGCACAGGCGGAAGCTCGTATCCTCATGCTGGCAGCGCAGAATATCTTGAACCCGAAAGACGGTAAACCGGTAGTAACACCATCCCAGGATATGGTGCTTGGTTCCTACTACCTGACACTGGAACGCGAAGGTGACAAAGGCGAGGGTACGATTTATCGCGATCCTCACGATGCGATTGCCGCTTATCAGCAAGGCTTTATCAGCCTGCATACGCGCATCGCTCTGCCAGCGAAACGCCTGAACAAAATCAGCTTTACTGAGCGTCAAGAGAACGCACTGATCGTAACGACAGTTGGGAAAGTGATCTTCAACGAAATCTTCCCTGCAGATATGCCGTTTATCAATGCACCGACTAGAGCTAACCTGCAAACGATGGTTCCAGATGAGTGCTTTGTCTTTGATAAAGGTACGAATGTTTCTGAGTTCATTAAGAACCTCCCGGATCCAGGTGCTGTAAAAAAAGGCTTCCTAGGAACCATTATTTCCGAGTGCTTCCGTCGCTTTGGTACGATGAAAACGTCCATGATCCTCGACAAGATCAAGGAACTGGGCTTCACGTACTCGACGAAAGCAGGTATCACGATTGCCGTAGCGGACATTGCAGTACCAGGAAAGAAAAAAGACATCCTTGATGCTGCAGATGAGAAAGTTGCAACTGTCATGACGCAATTCCGTCGCGGTTTAATTACCGAAGACGAGCGTTATGACCGTGTAATCTCCATCTGGTCCAAAGCGAAGGATGAAGTAACAGAAGTTTTGATGAAGGCGATGGATAAGTTCAATGCGATCTACATGATGGCGAACTCCGGTGCCCGCGGTAACGTATCCCAGATCACTCAGCTGGCAGGTATGCGCGGTCTGATGGCCAACCCATCTGGTCGAATCATTGAGTTGCCGATTAAATCCAACTTCCGTGAAGGTCTGACGGTATTGGAGTACTTTATCTCCACGCACGGTGCGCGTAAAGGTCTCGCCGATACGGCCTTGCGTACAGCGGACTCGGGTTACCTGACTCGTCGTCTGGTGGACGTAGCTCAAGACGTGATTGTACGCGAAACCGATTGTGGAACAGATAAAGGTATCCGTGTAACAGCGATCAAGGATGGTAAAGAAGAGATCGAGAAGCTGTCTGACCGTCTGACAGGACGTACTTGCTTCGAGACTTTGCGCCACCCTGAGACGAAAGAAATCATCGTGCACCGCAATGAGGAGATCTCTGAAGAGGTTGCCGAGTATATCGAAAAAGAAGGTATTACTTCCGTCTATATCCGTAACGTACTTGCTTGCCGCACCAGCCATGGTGTCTGCAAACTGTGCTACGGACGCAACTTGGCGACAGGTGCCGAGGTGGAAGTGGGAGAAGCGGTTGGTATTATCGCTGCTCAGTCCATTGGTGAGCCGGGTACCCAGCTGACCATGCGTACCTTCCATACCGGTGGGGTTGCGGGAGACGATATTACCCAAGGTTTGCCGCGTATTCAGGAGTTGTTCGAAGCGCGTAATCCAAAAGGGCAAGCAGTCATCTCCGAGATCGATGGTGAAGTCGTCGACATTCGCGAAGGGAAAGATCGTCGCGAAATCGAAGTGCGTGGAGAAGCGGAAAACAAAGTGTATGCAGCACCGTATGGCTCTCGCATCAAGGTTTCTGTTGGTGTGAAGCTGAATGCTGGTGATGAGCTCACGGAAGGTTCCGTAGACCCGAAAGAAATGCTCAAAGTTCGAGGCATGCGCGGCGTTTCCAACTACATCTTGCAAGAGGTACAAAAAGTTTACCGTATGCAAGGGGTAGAAATTAACGACAAGCACGTTGAGGTTATGATTCGTCAGATGCTGCGCAAACTGCGCGTTATCGACAGCGGAGATACAGACCTCTTGCCAGGCTCCTATGTTGAGGTACCAGAATTTGAAGTAGCGAACACACAGGCCCTCATGGAAGGCAGAAGTCCAGCAGTAGGTCGTCCGGTTCTTCTCGGGATTACAAAAGCATCTCTTGAGACGGATTCCTTCTTGTCGGCAGCTTCTTTCCAAGAAACTACCCGCGTTCTCACCGACGCAGCGATCAAAGGAAAAGTGGATCGCTTGCTAGGTTTGAAAGAGAACGTTATTATCGGGAAGTTGGTTCCAGCAGGTACCGGTATGTCTCGTTACCGCAATGTAAAAGTTGCTAGTCAAGTAGATTACGAAGCAGAGCTGGAAGCAGCAAAAGCCGAGCAAGAAGCGGTTTCTGTAGAGTAA
- a CDS encoding 50S ribosomal protein L7ae-like protein encodes MSYEKVERAKDLTIGIKQTIKAVENQQVEAVYIAVDADKRLTQKVELLCKEKGVPVIHVDSMRRLGKACGIEVGAATAAIKKSG; translated from the coding sequence ATGTCTTATGAAAAAGTCGAGCGGGCCAAGGACTTGACTATCGGCATTAAGCAGACGATCAAGGCTGTTGAAAACCAACAGGTAGAAGCGGTGTATATCGCTGTTGATGCAGATAAGCGTTTGACCCAAAAAGTCGAGCTCCTTTGCAAAGAGAAGGGTGTTCCAGTCATTCATGTAGATTCCATGCGTCGCTTAGGCAAAGCGTGCGGAATTGAAGTGGGAGCGGCTACTGCTGCGATTAAAAAAAGTGGTTAA
- the rpsL gene encoding 30S ribosomal protein S12: protein MPTINQLVRKGREDKVVKSKSPALQKGYNSFKKSQTNQSSPQKRGVCTRVGTMTPKKPNSALRKYARVRLTNGIEVTAYIGGIGHNLQEHSVVLVRGGRVKDLPGVRYHIVRGALDTAGVNNRKQGRSKYGTKRPKPGQAAAAAKKK, encoded by the coding sequence ATGCCTACAATTAACCAATTGGTGCGTAAAGGTCGCGAGGATAAGGTTGTGAAGTCGAAGTCCCCAGCTCTTCAAAAGGGGTACAACAGCTTCAAGAAAAGCCAAACTAACCAAAGCTCTCCTCAAAAACGTGGTGTTTGCACTCGTGTAGGTACCATGACTCCGAAAAAACCGAACTCCGCGTTGCGTAAATACGCTCGTGTGCGTTTGACTAACGGAATCGAGGTAACAGCTTACATCGGTGGTATTGGCCACAACCTGCAAGAGCATAGCGTCGTGCTGGTGCGCGGCGGTCGTGTAAAAGACTTGCCAGGGGTACGCTACCATATCGTTCGTGGTGCACTTGACACTGCTGGTGTGAACAACCGTAAACAAGGTCGTTCCAAGTACGGTACTAAGCGTCCGAAGCCAGGTCAAGCAGCAGCTGCAGCGAAAAAGAAATAA